Genomic DNA from Lutibacter sp. A80:
GGAAGGTTTCCACCTGGGCCAGAGTTACTACCTCCAAAATTTCCATATAAATCGGTCATATTATTTAGCATTGCTTCCCAATTGTCTTCAGAAATAACAAAATCAAACCTTTTTACTTCGGTATCACTAAAAACTTCATCAAAATTTGGATCTGCATTTTTACTATGTGTTTCTTCTGTCCAGTCGGTAGGTTCAAAATCTAAATCTGTAATTTGTACTTCTGTATTTGTACCTTCTCCAATTTCTGTTTCTATATCTGCAACTGTATTCGCATCATCTGTACAACTAACTAAAAAGTAAGTAGACAATACTAAAAGGCTTGTTTTTATTAAAAATGTTGTTTTCATTTTACGCTTGTTTATTGTTATTATTAATTTAGAGCGAAATTCTATTTTTTAGATATAATTTTAAAAAAGAATCAATGAACTGGCGTTTTTTATCTACGAAAACATAAATAAGCATTAAAAAAAAACTCCAATAATTAAAATATAATTATTGGAGCCTTAACTTAACCTAAACATTTATTAATTCAAACTTACTTTATGATCTTCTTTTTTTAGTATTCTTTTTTAGATAAGCTGTGTACAGTTTTTGTTGATCTTCTGTTAAAACAGCTTTAACGTTATCTTCAAAATCTTCTTTTAGTGCTTGCATTTCATCTCTATCTGGTCTTCCAGAGCTTGATTTACTTTCAATTTCTTCAAAGTATTCTTTATACAACACTAGAATTTTCGATTGTTGATCTTCTGATAATAGAATTTCGTTTGATAATTCACTTACCATTTCTTCAATTTGTTCTGTAGTTGGAGCTGCTGGACGTGCTTGTTGTGTTTGTTGTCCTCCACGTTGACCACCTCTTTCGCCACCTCTTTGGCCACCTCTTTGTTGTGCAAAGGCAGATGTTGAAACTATTAGGGCAATAATTAAAACTTTCCAAACTTTTCTTTTACTTATATTCATAATTAATTTTTTAAATTATAATTCTATTCTTATTAATCTTACTTCAAATTAACAACAACTTATTATTGTTAAAAAATAAAATCAATGAATAGGCTAATTTCATCTACCAAATAGATGATTTATTTGTTTGAAAAAATAAAGTCTCGTTATTTATACTAAAAATAACGAGACTAAACCTAAAACAAACAATTATAAACCAAACTTAATTTATATCTCTAACCAATCTTACATAATTAAAATAACGTTCAGCATCTTCTCCAGCAGGACCATCTTCATCTTTAGTGTCAAATCGAACTCCTCCAGCACCATGAAAATCTTCACCATCAGCATTTACAGCTCTACCAAATGCAACATACCAAGCATAATAATAAGGTTGTCCGCTTGTAAAGTTAGCTGACGTACTTGTCCAATAATAACCATAATCATCATATCCAGCTTCACTTGTCATTTCTGTACAATTAAATATTGGATCTATTGCAGGTCCAACATTTGCTGGATCAGTTGCAGTTGGAGAACGTGAGTAATCTACAATACCTTGTAGTTCTTTAACATTAGGTAAACGCCAGTCTGTATAACCTGCTAATTCAGAATTTTCGGCATACGCTAATGCGTCTTCCCAATCCAATACTACACCATCATCATCTTTAGCCCACATTAAGCCCGTATTATTATCTGAAATAGTATTATTTCCATTATCTACAAAATTATTAGTACCATAAGTATCTCCTCTTACTGCGCGTACATATTTTGCTAAAGGATTACCAGTTGGAATACCACTTCCGTCAGCTGGAGGAGGAGTTCCAGTATCAGGAGGAGTTCCAGCATCTATACCTCCATCTGCTGGCATTGAAGCTGCGTAGGCTTTAATATGTCCGGTTACAATATTAACACCAAAGGCAGCGTTTGATCCACCTTCAACGGTAACACCAACATATAAATTACTGGACCAAAATTGTTCATCTTTAGAGATTTCTCCACTTGCTAATGCAAAATAATCAGTATCTATATATGGCCAGCCCTTGCCAAAATCGGCAACTGAATAGAGTTCTTTTAAGCTTGGCAATCTCCAATCATCATAACCTCCTAATTCAAGATTTTCGCAATATTCTTTAGCTTCTTCCCAAGTAAACTCATCAGTTGTAGGTATTTGTTCCCACATTAAGCCTGTATTATTATCTGTTATAGTTCCATCGTTATTATCTTTAAAAGACATAGTTGCCCCTTTTTGGTAATTAGCATCTTGTCCATAAAAGCGATCTCCAGTATTTAAACTACTTAATACTTCACCATCATTATTGTATAATGTTGTTTGTCCTGTAGCAATTTGGATGTAATTATTTATGGTTAATTCTGAAGTAGAATCTGTGTCAGTACCCGTAATTTCATCTTCGCTACAACTTGTGAATGAAATAAACAAAAATACAAGCGCTAGTAAACTAAATTTTTTCATTGTTGTTTTCATTATAATAATTAATTTCTTTCCGGTCTTCTTCTTTTATTATTCTTTATTAGATAAGCTGTATACAATTTTTGTTGATCCTTTGTTAAAACAGTCTTTACATCAGTTTCAAAATCATCTTTTAAAGCTTCCATATCTTCTCTTTTTGGCATACCAGAACTCGTTTTACTTTTCACCTCTTTAAAGTGTGCTTTGTAAAGTGCTAGTATTTCTGTTTCTTGTTCTCCTGATAATAAAATCTCTTTTGATAATTCACTAACCATTGTTTTAATTTCCTTAGAATTTGGCACTTCTGGTGGACCTTGTTGATTACCTCCTTGACCATTTTCTGGACCTCTTTGTTGTGCAAAAGTTGTTGTTGTAATTACCAATGCTAAAACAACTATAGCCCAAATTTTATTCGTTTTTAATTTCATAATTTAAAGTTTTTTATTTTTAATGATCTCTAATTCTTTATTCAAAGTAACGCAAGTTTTAGCGTGTGAAGAACTAAAATCAATGAACTGGCATATTTTATCAATGAATAAAATTTTATAGTTAAAATATGATTAAAAAAAGCTTGTTATTTCCATAGAAAACAACAAGCCTTTAACAATATTAACCAAATAATTGTTACTAATTTATATCTCTAACCAAACGTACATAATTCAATATTCTAATGGCATCTCCTTGTGGGCCATGTCCATCTGAAAATTCACTTGGATCACCATCTTTTGGATCGCTTCGTTGAGCTCCTGCTCCATGAACATCAGTCCAAATATCGGTTCCCATATTACCCATACAACGACCAAATGCTAAATAAACTCCCCATCCACCTTCCATGTCATCAGACTCAGCTTCGTGGGTTGTACTACTCCAATACCAAGGATAATCATCTTCACCAGCTTCATTCTCAATTACTGTGCAATTAAACACATCATCAATAGTTGCGGAATTCGTTGTTGCTGGAGATTTTGTATAATCTACAATTCCTTGTAATTCTTTTGCGTCAGGTAAACGCCAATCACTAT
This window encodes:
- a CDS encoding DUF1566 domain-containing protein, which encodes MKKFSLLALVFLFISFTSCSEDEITGTDTDSTSELTINNYIQIATGQTTLYNNDGEVLSSLNTGDRFYGQDANYQKGATMSFKDNNDGTITDNNTGLMWEQIPTTDEFTWEEAKEYCENLELGGYDDWRLPSLKELYSVADFGKGWPYIDTDYFALASGEISKDEQFWSSNLYVGVTVEGGSNAAFGVNIVTGHIKAYAASMPADGGIDAGTPPDTGTPPPADGSGIPTGNPLAKYVRAVRGDTYGTNNFVDNGNNTISDNNTGLMWAKDDDGVVLDWEDALAYAENSELAGYTDWRLPNVKELQGIVDYSRSPTATDPANVGPAIDPIFNCTEMTSEAGYDDYGYYWTSTSANFTSGQPYYYAWYVAFGRAVNADGEDFHGAGGVRFDTKDEDGPAGEDAERYFNYVRLVRDIN